A single region of the Silene latifolia isolate original U9 population chromosome 8, ASM4854445v1, whole genome shotgun sequence genome encodes:
- the LOC141594677 gene encoding uncharacterized protein LOC141594677 — protein sequence MTNNEIIPSTNSSTNTYVHVENPGTKITQTEFNGHNYDEWSRDLHLALLAKGKVGYIDGSIKKPAITSDTFASWESQNALVTAWILHSIAPTVKRSISRRPEAKQVWLDIRNRFLQNNDARIYRLQADLLACRQGPTESLMTYYGRFVNLWDDIQEADPVPSCPCNPCTCTWVSILDTRRERKKVRDLLMGLDERFDSVRSQLLGINPLPALDFTYNRLLQEESIRSMSFNNHENKPDSMAFAARLNHGSRSTGGGRDYRNDQNSTHNQNARSDPRNSRSNSDDPRPYCIACKRNGHLWQVCFRVTGKFPEWWGDRPRDRIIINEKDLSRTVIPDVQGRARYEQLKNNTATTGQPRAHMVSGGNTDHGSCSSSQLDKVDFNSMNPTELDELTQLWQAHKSTSSTERLNGNIPSRLWIIDTGASHHMSGCRSFFTNFRIITPISVGLPNGDSTTVTHVGDILLSPRLTLHDVYYATNLNCNLISVSTLLLDTSLTIQFSLKLCLIQDCSSRMAIGVGEQVDGLYYLTGVQPKVPTIHAIGAPNKHEIWHRRLGHPSSFVFQYLPVFNKCAKTNFSSTNSAVTNNHEPSTFHEAMQVPQWKEAMQSEIDALERNQTWSLTDLPPNKKAIGSEWVYKIKYNANGTIERYKARLVIMGNRQVEGVDYTETFAPTVKMVTVRTLLAIAAAKNWDLHQMDVHNAFLHGELSEEVYMKPPPGFYPNTKGKSALHIARNPVFHERTKHIEVDCRFIRDEILNASYLTFLSTYCSRKILAIVQLVVFNDPWLPPLSIVHHFYHCLDLDSVRGVSRKEAELKLIEEETDISSISANTIVDVGGCVHMDD from the exons ATGACAAACAACGAAATCATCCCCTCCACAAACTCATCGACCAATACATATGTTCATGTCGAAAATCCCGGTACCAAAATTACCCAGACTGAATTCAACGGCCATAACTATGATGAATGGTCGCGGGATCTGCACCTCGCCCTCCTTGCCAAAGGGAAGGTCGGATACATCGATGGTTCGATTAAGAAGCCAGCAATCACTTCTGATACCTTTGCGTCCTGGGAGTCACAGAATGCTCTCGTAACTGCGTGGATTCTTCATTCCATTGCACCCACCGTGAAGAGGTCGATTTCTCGACGTCCAGAAGCCAAGCAGGTATGGCTCGATATTCGTAACCGATTTTTACAAAATAATGATGCTCGTATATATCGACTACAGGCTGATCTCCTAGCATGTCGTCAAGGACCCACTGAATCCTTGATGACATATTATGGACGTTTTGTCAATTTATGGGACGACATTCAGGAGGCAGACCCCGTACCTTCATGCCcgtgcaatccttgcacttgtaCTTGGGTCTCAATTCTGGATACTCGACGCGAACGTAAAAAGGTACGCGATCTCTTGATGGGTTTGGATGAACGCTTTGATAGTGTTCGATCTCAACTTCTTGGTATTAATCCTCTTCCTGCTCTTGATTTCACTTATAACCGGCTCCTTCAAGAGGAGAGTATTCGCTCTATGTCTTTTAATAACCATGAAAACAAACCTGATTCAATGGCTTTTGCTGCCCGTTTAAACCATGGGTCTCGTAGTACTGGGGGAGGGCGTGACTATCGCAATGACCAGAACTCGACCCATAATCAGAATGCTCGATCAGACCCTCGAAATTCTCGATCAAACAGTGACGACCCTCGACCCTACTGCATTGCGTGCAAACGCAATGGACATCTTTGGCAAGTGTGCTTTCGAGTAACGGGAAAATTTCCCGAATGGTGGGGTGACCGACCTCGCGATCGGATAATAATTAATGAGAAAGACTTAAGCCGTACTGTCATTCCCGATGTCCAAGGTAGAGCTAGGTATGAGCAATTGAAAAATAACACTGCCACTACTGGACAACCTCGGGCACATATGGTCTCAGGTGGGAATACTGATCATGGTTCATGCTCCTCCTCTCAACTTGATAAGGTGGATTTTAATAGCATGAACCCAACCGAACTGGACGAATTAACTCAGCTATGGCAGGCACACAAGTCGACCTCCTCTACGGAACGCCTCAATGGTAATATCCCTTCTCGTCTTTGGATTATTGATACCGGAGCATCCCACCACATGTCGGGATGCCGGTCTTTTTTTACTAATTTTCGCATTATTACGCCTATTTCGGTTGGCTTACCGAATGGGGATTCGACTACAGTCACGCATGTGGGTGACATTCTTTTATCTCCACGTCTGACATTGCACGATGTTTATTATGCCACAAATTTAAATTGCAATTTAATTTCGGTCTCGACTCTACTTCTCGATACTTCACTCACGATCCAATTTTCTCTTAAACTCTGTCTTATTCAGGACTGTTCCTCGAGGATGGCGATTGGTGTGGGTGAGCAAGTCGATGGTCTCTACTATTTGACGGGAGTCCAGCCTAAAGTTCCTACTATTCATGCCATAGGAGCCCCGAATAAACATGAGATATGGCATCGGAGGTTGGGCCATCCCTCTTCATTTGTTTTCCAATATTTACCAGTTTTTAATAAGTGTGCTAAAACTAATTTCTCGAGCACAAATT CGGCCGTGACCAACAATCACGAGCCTAGCACGTTTCATGAAGCAATGCAGGTACCGCAATGGAAAGAAGCTATGCAATCCGAAATTGATGCACTCGAACGCAATCAAACATGGTCACTCACGGATCTTCCCCCCAACAAAAAGGCCATTGGTTCAGAATGGGTTTATAAAATCAAATACAATGCCAACGGTACTATTGAACGATACAAAGCTCGTCTCGTAATCATGGGAAATCGACAAGTTGAAGGAGTCGACTATACCGAAACTTTTGCACCTACGGTTAAGATGGTGACCGTTCGAACCCTCCTTGCTATTGCAGCCGCCAAAAATTGGGACCTTCACCAGATGGATGTCCATAATGCCTTCCTTCATGGTGAACTTAGTGAGGAAGTTTACATGAAACCACCGCCCGGGTTCTATCCAAACACGAAAGGCAAA TCGGCTCTACATATTGCTCGAAACCCAGTCTTTCACGAGCGAACTAAGCATATTGAAGTTGACTGTCGTTTCATACGAGATGAGATACTCAATG CAAGTTACTTGACTTTCTTATCCACCTACTGCTCAAGGAAGATACTTGCTATAGTTCAACTTGTTGTGTTTAATGATCCATGGCTGCCTCCTTTATCTATTGTACACCATTTTTATCATTGTTTGGATCTGGATTCAGTTAGAG GCGTTAGTAGGAAGGAAGCAGAATTAAAACTAATAGAGGAAGAAACTG atATTAGTTCAATATCAGCTAACACGATAGTTGATgttggaggatgtgttcatatggATGATTAA